ttacacactgccCTGATAGCACAGGTACATCACAGAGACATCTATTTGATGTCtccatttacatctgcaagacatttattacagtgggggaaaaaattatttgatcccctgctgattttgtacgtttgctttttttgaacagtgagagacagaataacaaaaaaaacatccagaaaaacgcatttcaaaaaagttataaattgatttgcattttaatgagtgaaataagtatttgacccttcgcaaaaatgacttagtacttggtggcaaaacccttgttggcaatcacagaggtcagatgtttcttgtagttggccaccaggtttacacacatctcaggagggattttgtctcactcctctttgcagatgctctccaagtcattaaggttttgaggctgacgtttggcaactcgaaccttcagctccctccacagattttctatgggattaaggtctggagactggctaggccactccaggaccttaatgtgcttcttcttgagccactcctttgttgccttggccgtgtgttttgggtcattgtcatgctggaatacccatccacgacccattttcaatgccctggctggcttcaatgccctggccctgacggtacatggccccatccatcgtccctttgatgcggtgcagttgtcctgtcctgattttggtctcatctgaccacaacactttcacccagttctcctctgaatcattggcaaacttcagacgggctgtacatgtgctttcttgagcagggagaccttgcgggcgctgcaggatttcagtccttcacggtgtagtgtgttaccaattgttttcttggtgactatggtcctagctgccttgagatcattgacaagatcctcccatGTAGTTCTgagctgattcctcaccgttctcatgatcattaaactccacgaggtgagatcttgcatggagccccagaccgagggagattgacagttattttgtgtttcttccatttgcgaataattgcaccaactgttgtcaccttctcaccaagctgcttggcgatggtcttgtagcccattccagccttgtgtaggtctacaatcttgtccctgacatccttggacagctctttggtcttggccatggtggacagtttggaatctgattgattgattgcttctgtggacaggtgtcttgtatacaggtaacaagctgagactccctttaagagagtgctcctaatctcagctcattacctgtataaaagacacctgggagccagacaTCTTGCTGATTGaaaggggatcaaatacttatttcacttattatacttaaaatgcaaatcaatttataacttttttgtaatgcgtttttctggatttttttgttattctgtctctcactgttcaaataaacctaccattaaaataatagactgatcatttctttgtcagagGGCAAGCGTACAAAATCagtaggggatcaaatatttttttccccactgtagatgtcttttaagatgtttatgattgtATGCAAATCTAACATCTTAAAGAagtctgtcagatgtttgtacacaATAGGTGCTTAACAGACATCTTGAAGACCAACGTGCTATCTCggtgcctccgaaactttcatcttttataaaacaattcggatcgggttcgattttctgttttatttttttttgtatctgtagcaagcattttgaggAGTTTTGACAATTCAGAGCCACTGTACAAGCGAGCGTCAAAATACAGAATGGTGTCTGATGAGTTTATCCACTTCGTCTCGCAGCACAATACGTCCTTTTACATTGAGTTCATGGAAATTGGTGGTCTTCTTTTAAATAAGTGGCTCCAGTATCGCTAGCAACGCATCAAACTGAACTACTGACATCctgaagtaaactttgaatCACATGGCTGGGATAATTCTCGCAGTTCCTTGATAAGGAGGAGGAACACTCTTTCCTCTCTACACTATCTCAGGATTGGATGGACCCGATatttcctctttctttttctcttgacGAATGACGAATACGAAAACCGCATATGAAAATTttagactcagtgtgcaaggaccttcagtgttgccaagtccttGGTTTTGGCTACTTTTAAACTATTTCTGTGGGGTGTTGCAGCTTGAAGCAATCCCCCCTGCCCCCCTGGAACGTTTCAACTAAGATAGAGCCCCATAGGAATTCGATTTTGACCCCCCAGAATGCTGGGGAATTGGGGAATACCGATTGGGCTGGTTTTATTACACAGACCCTGGTCAACATGGCAAATCTGTGTTGTAGGGAAGTTTTCCGCCCTTACGCAAAGCTCCAAACTACACAGATTCCTATTGGATTTCATCTGCGACAGAGCAACAGTATGAGATGAGCGAAAGCAAATTTTTGTGCCCCATGAAAAAGTGTGAActcctattgaaatgactggattttgcaGAGAATAAGTGAGCATAATGGTATTTACCATTGTTCAGTGAAtttccagtcatttcaatacGAATCCACACAGCTGGGAATTTCACACAGATTTTCAAACAGATTTCAGTCATGTTCAGGTTGGTGACACAAATTTGCCACAATGACCAAACAGCAATCTGCTTGATTTGAAAGCGACTTCTGTGTAAGCTGTGCTTCATATGTCGCTACAGTATCGACAATAGACACCTACCTTTTCTGCAGATAAAATTTTGCTAATGTGATGCACCTTAATTTTTAAGACACAATACTACCACTTTAATTGACTTTGCCATTTTCTccatattttgatttaatattcaaCATGAAATTTACATTATAGTAATTATGCGCGTTGCTATCACCAAAGCTCTCTCTATTCtttaatgactcactcataaagttACAATGTAAAATGAACAATGTAGCAGTAATCCGCATTTAGTGCAGTAATATCAGAGTTGAGGATAGAAACTAACTCAAAGTATGGTATTACCTTCTGTACTACGATACTTTTTATGGGTGGTTCGACTTCAGACATGCCAACACATTTATATGATAGATAACAGTTGTGCGGCTGGGTAGAGACGTGTGTAAGTGTGTAACTATCCGAGAGATTTGAGGTATGCTTTAATCTAATAAGCCTGCCACCAGTACCCATCATGCCCAGGCTGGTATACGGCTTCTTTGCCCTCAGGAATTAACTCACATCTTCCACACAAACTTTTGTTAGATTTTATGTTATTCACACTCTCAACTGGATGGAATGACTAAACTCAAAGGAATCATTTTGTAATTTGATAGCTAATGAAGGGAAACAATGAATCATAGTTGACGGTAATGCGAGCTAATTATACCCGTCCTTCAACTTTCTCCATGTTCAGAGGCTCATGAGGAGGTAGCAGGAGGAGAGGACGAGACCACTCAAGAACATGGTGAGTCCTGTTGGTGAGACCCTCAGTTTCACCTCAAACCCCTCCAGATCTACATCGCAAACAAACAGATCTActcaaaaatattcaaaaacagaTGCTGGTCAATAAACAAATGTGAGGAGATCATGAAGAGTTTTTCAAATCAGACTGTAGAAGTAATTTAAAGTAATCAGGTATTTCTTAAAAACATATGGCATATTTTCtggacagaaaaagaaaatatttgcattgaaaaataaacactATATGCCACTATCTTccaaaaatcaaaatcaatttttcaatttttattattcCAAATAAAAACTTTAGTGCCCCAACTGAACTGAaaatttgcattaaattgaaaaaatgtgttattatatTCCAAAAGcgaagtgatttaaaaataataataataataataaattcatcCATTTAGTCTTAACGTTGTTTAATGCCgtaaaatgcaaatcaaactCCACTACAGCTTGACCTGCCATAACACTTTCAAAAACgagtttaattaaatgtttaattgaaCTCTATATCTAGATTCAGACAAAGATGATTATAAGCAACATTGATAGCTGTTGGAATTtggtgtttgtttttcattttcatctgcCAACTGGCTTATCAAAACCGATCGGCGAGCCACAGAAATACCTTTTGCATATGTAGGTGAAAGTTTGTACAGATTTTTTACAGATAGCACTAAATCTGAGGGCAGAATCACATTGAAGTCTACTCtaaacatttcaattttttttttgttttttttttaattgcattgatGAAGACCAAAATCATGcagatttacaaataaaactgtTTGAGTCAAAAGCTTTAGAAAAATCTGACAAAGGTTAAAAACAGATAAAAGGGAGAGAAAGTTCAGtaatctttcaaaaatatattttgttttctataGAAGAAAAACATTACACCTAAATTGAATGCATTGCTTTGTTAAATATAAGTTTCATCATTTGTAAAGCAAGTCATACTTTTAACTTTTTTCCCAGTaggttcacaaaaaaaaaagatatatatatatttatttttattttttttactgttatatAGTTAAGTATTAATTGtctatttttttatcatttaactGAActcatgacacacacacacggggtGAATCAAATATTCTGCTCTATGTATAGTCGAAGTGACGAGTGATTGCTATGTGACGGTAATTTTTCCACCATTCTTCCGTTATCTGTTTCTAATTTTATCTCTCTGTTCTCTGAGGTACTGTCAGTGATGCCGATTACCAACTTGTAACCTCTTTTCCTTCcctgctttcagatgatgaAGAAGAGACAGAAGATGGAGGAGGTATTTGCTCTTTGTTGCACTGGTTAAAGACGGGAAACCTGTGACTTACAGTTCTCAACTAACTGTTTGAAACATGTAGAAACCTGTATTATGACACACACCCTTCCTTCTGGATATCTGTCTCTTCAAAGCATTAGATCGTCCCAAATCCTCTTAAGATAACATTCATTCCATCAGAAATAAGATTACGGTTATAATCTAGTTTACGGATTGGATGATGCATTCTTCAACATCTATAACCGTTGGCTATTGTGCAATAACTGCCATGAGAACACAAAGAGGAGACTTTGCAAATTAGGCTTATGCATTTATAATCAGACACGCCTGATTGATATATGCAACAGGTTATAGTTTTAAAAGGAAGAAGTCTTTTAAAAGGTCTCTCATATAATTTTGAATAACTtctgttgtttgtttatatgtCTTGATTCTTCTGAAGAGGCAAAACCCAAATTCCTAAAGTAAGTTTAGATTAATAACCATTGATTGGTTTTATGCTTTTAAAGAACAACCATACTTCTTGATTCAAAATTCTGTatgaaatggaaaaatatattttttttccagaccTTTTATGTTACCGAACCTGGTTCCCCCGAAGATTCCAGATGGAGAAAGAGTCGATTTTGATGTGAGTAAAATTCCAATAGCAAGACCCACAGTGCCATGAAACTATTTTGGTTATGATTGGTCAAGATCCACtctagaatttaaaataaaatcagcaaaattgtataaaatgataaataaaataaaaaaatagataaaaaataaatatatatatatatattaggattctttgattaaaataaacttaaaaagagAAGCATTAATCAATTTAAATCAGTTAAATGCATCATTGcctttaatacaaatattaatttttaaatggtttGTCATATAACAAACTGGCCTaggataaaatattaaatattatatgataaaatattaaataataaaaataaaatatttttatattttataatttaaaatattttatcaagtttataattactgtaatgtatatatatatatatatatatatatatatatatatatatatatatatttttttttttttttttttaaacaattttgcCTTGGCTCTGGTTCATTTAGACCCAAAGTCAGAcacattttcttgttttctcttttgtttCTCACCAAAAACATGCATGACTGAGTTTAAAATACTCTCTAATGACCCATTTATTCATTAGAAAGTAGTCAAATGTTTTGAAGGAATGAAATATCTTGGCAAACCAAAAGATGCATTAGAAGTTTTGTAGAAACCAGCAATTCTACAAAGGCATCAAAATGTTTCACACTACCCAGACATTTTAGATGTCAATTACTGAAACATGAGCTTTTGATTCATGCTTTTGTCTACCTGAACTTGCACATTTTATTAGGCAAACTGTCCCAGATACAATCTCAAAGGTCAAATGCTTTCCCCCCCAGGACATCCATCGCAAGCGTATGGAGAAGGACCTGAATGAGCTCCAGACGCTGATAGAAGCTCACTTTGAAAGCCGTAAGAAGGAGGAGGAAGAACTCATCAGTCTTACAGATAGGATTGTACGTGCAGTGTTGTCCTATTACATCATAGCTGCTTACTACTATGCAAACATACTAATCATAAGACAAAAACAGAGAAATGACCAATATGCGGTCATTATGGCAAATAAGTGAACCAGAGTAAAAACATACCAGCAGGTCTATTAGTGGTCAGTTCAAGCCCGAATGAGCGTGAAAAGAACTCAACAGACATATGTCAAATCAATCAGCTCTATCATTTTGCAGATTAAACTCCCCCATGAGCTCTTGTTGAGTGATCTGTCACTGAAACTGCTGTCAGGGTTGTAATGTGAGTGATTCTGCAGGAGAAACGGCGCTCCGAGCGAGCAGAGCAGCAGAGGATCCGCAGCGAGCGCGAGAGGGAACGACAGAAGCGTCTGGAGGTGAGTGGAAACATTTCCTCTAACCTCACACTGATGGACACAAGCTGGTACTAGCTTTGCAAATCCTTTcctgttttcaaatgttcaGGAGGAAAGAGCTCGcaaggaggaagaggaagccAAAAAGAGAGCGGAGGACGAAgccaagaagaagaagacacTCACCAGTCTGCACTTCGGTGGTTACATGCAGAAGGTCAGAGTGGAGAGATGAGAGACTATGATAAAGACCTATTGAGTTCCAAAAAATGTTTAGTGAgagaaatctgaatatatatatatatatatatatatatatatatacatatatatatgaatcttcatcttcatcttcatctcaGACATGACTTTTTTTCGACTAACTCTCAATTttgttatatactgtatatacatttaaaccATCAACTGTGGcacttcagaaacatttataaaattcaCCTAAGGACACAATATGCATAACTATCATAATTTATggtcatttacatttatgatcAAGTTTTTGGTTTCTATGATCAAAAGTCTTCACTTTGTTACAgatatatatgtactgtatatacagtatgtacagtgtggaaaataattatttgatcccctgctgattttgtaagtttgcccacttataaaaaaagaagggtttatcatttttttggtaggtttattttaactgatagagacagaatatcaaacaaaatccagaaaaaagcagcatatgaatgttaaaaaaagatttacattttagtaagtcaaataagtatttaattgtaaattgtaaatgtatCATAGTTTCAACAAAGATATTAAGCAACACGTAACAACTACTTTTAACattgctaatatatatatatatatatatttttttttttttttttttttcttccagcaggaaatcagcaaattagaatgatttgcattttaaaatatactgacaATTTAAAATGGGTAAACAGAAAATTCATCATCAATatcaatgttttattaaaatacattgtcAATACTGTTTtctataattttttctttttaatatctgGGGTAATTTCTAAAACAATTTTGCCTGGGCTCTGGTTCAATTTTACCCAAAGtcagacacatttttttttttttttctcaccaaAAACATGCATGACTGAGTTTGAAATATTCTCTAATTACCCATTTACTTATTAGAGAGTAGACATATGTTgtgaaatactgaaataaatacagACAATTCATCATCAATatcaatgttttattaaaatacattgtcAATACTGTTCTCTATAATTTTGTTTTGCAGATAGAGAGAAGGAGTGGAAAGAAACAGACcgagagagagaagaagaagaagattcTTGGTGATCGGCGCAAACCTTTGGACATCGACAACGCCAGCGACTCTGCTCTCAGGTTAGGAGTTAATTCTAAGAATTAAGAGTTATTCTACAAATGTAACTAATTAATATGCCACAACAGGTCAGGCAATACAATTTTACCACAATTAAAAAGATGCTCAATGCAGAAATGAAGATTCTGCCATTTTATTCACTtatatgttgttccaaatctgtatggaTTTCattctgtggaaaacaaaagaagatattttgaagaatgttggcaacGAAACCATTTTGGTTACCACTGACTTCTATTGAAGAggaaacaaaaattaattaacttctttttgatccacagaagaaagtcatttaGTTTTTGAGTGAtgtgatggtgagtaaatgatgacagaattgtaatttttttttctttaaggaATGTTCTTAAGCACACAAAGCAGATCGGTAGCAGCAACATGATAATTACATAGcctatattaattataataaccaaaataaacaaatttctCCACCAGGTAATGTTGTTGAATAGTGTTAACTCTGATTCAGTAAGACTTTTTACCACTCCATAACTTATATAGTATTCCAGAgagtacaaataaaaatagcaattaagcagatttaatataaaaataatgatattttctctttcttttttaccAGGGAGAAAGCAAAGGAACTGTGGAGCTGGATGCGTCAACTAGAAGCAGAGAAGTTTGAGTTACAATACCAGTTTACCCATCAGAAATATGAGGTAAGCTGAGGACTAAGCTGAAGAGTTTCACTAGAACCcacaatgaaatgaaatgaagtcAATGTCAATGTTTTGGTTTTAGTGAGTATGAATCATCGCTTCACGTTATATAAATGCAATATCTTGGTCTTCAACAAATTTCCTCTCTGTTGGTTAATGTTAAGCAAtagtcaaaataaataaataaatgtcggTTTATATCAATATGATAAAGTTTATAGGATCATATTATGCAAGTAAAATAAGTTACGGATATCGTTTCACGTTGACTTTACTGAAATgattcaaaagaacagcctcgtggtaccatcacagagaggctcaaaatcactctccagaacattctcgttcaccattcctggctggtggaatgatcttcccacccatattcggagtactggatccctgtcaatcttcaagcaacagctgaaaactcatctctttcgacactacttgacttcaacctacacataaaaaaaaaaaaaaaaaaaaaaatttctccttacttattccttcccttgctagcttgtacttatttaaacaatgcctgagacttggtgttacaagcacttcctttgtcgaattgcctcttcaagatgaatcgcttcatgtgttccccaaattgtaagtcgctttggataaaagcgtctgcaaaatgactaaatgtaaatgtaaatgtaaacagcaTTGTTATCCAAACAAAATGAAAGTACAACTCAATCATCACGATTTCATGATCCTGTGTTCAGTGAGATGTTTATTGTTTGTGGATCTCTCTACAGATCAATGTCCTGAGGAACAGAGTCAGTGACCACCAGAAAACGTGAGTTCATCTGTGTCTGTCCAACCCAGTTTCACGAGAAAGCTATTTTCGTATGAATTTACCCAATGTGATTCGTATGCCAAAGTAtgacaaacaaatataaaataaataaactcaaacacaaaataaccaCCCCTAAATTTACCTGTCGTTAGGTATGTTTAGATGCACAAATTTTTGTCAACcgtaatacatttaatacaatttcctattctgaaaattcagttttaaaacTCTAAATGTTGCAGTCTGATTCACATATTCAGCAAATATTAGTAAGACCCCCAAAAATAGTTTTCACaattttctttgtgttttgatTGTGCTAGTGTCTATTTCAAGCACACAACATAAATAAACTACAACAACAGACTGGCAAGTGTTTGTCACCCCTTTCAATCGGATTGAAATTGATTTTGGATCGAGTTCAATGGCTTGATTGGGACATTTTCAAGAAGTCCAACTGAGCCATCGATCTAATTATAAACTGATTATTTGGGTGCATGTAAATATCTATTGTGGCATAAGCAGATTGTACAAAAACGTATGCATGAGATCAAATTCATATGAATAATCCACCAACACCAAAACGTAAAATAGTTGAATTTCATTACTAAATGCTGAGTTCCATTATTTTGCAACATCTACTCCTCATCGAATCTAAATAAACTTGGCACTCAGAAGGTTGGCAAGTTGGTGATTGCTGTCCACTGAGCTGGATCTGGCATTATTTTGGTTTTAACACAAACCTGCACAATTCTCTCAGGGTTTGGTATATTGCTTTTATTCACCCTACTTCCCAGAGGGCTTTCTCATTCAAAACAAACTCTGACTCATTCGTTCCTGCCTCAGGCAAAGAACACAGACACATAGAAGTccattataaggaaacagcttaACGTGGCTTAACGTACCTCAACAACGACCGGGGAAAACCAAATTTCTGTCAAATTGtacttataataaacactttctgctgtcaAAAGAACGAGCTCTTATTCAGCGTCTAAAGTGAATAGTTTAATGTTAAGCGAAACGGCTTAACGTGATATTATTCACTTCATACGATGAATAAGAGCTCTTTTTtgacagcagaaagtgtttattataagtaCAATTTGACAGAAGTTTGTTCCCCCCCCCAGTCATTGTTAAGGTACGTTACGTTAAGCTGTTTCCTTGTAGACTTCTATGGGGGAGAAAACGCTTAATGTGACATTCACTTTATCTGTGgaatgtaatgtaattatttagaaGTCTGGAGTTATGTAAATTACAGTTACGTAAGTTTTAGAGAGCGGTTTACACAATAATTAATTCCCTTACCTGTCTAAATGCACAAACAAGCAACTTGAGCTCTACTCAGGATTTTATGCGTCATTCAATCTTTCCTCCTTGTGCATTATTAGCGATGTTGTTTACGCTGGTTTTGTGACTTTATCGGTCTTTCATGGCTTCGGAGCTTCTGTTTTTTCGTTTATTAGCTTCTGCTTATtctacttttttgttgttgttgttgtttttattttttttttttgctggtaAATCGTAATAACAAGCATTTACTGTTTAATTTTCACGCTACGACTCACCAAACAACGAGACACccctcgctgcagactgtagcgcggtgacgtcaggtatcTACGTCAGGTAtatgtttaccgcgcatgcgcaaagtgacgtatggtatgtctatgACACGCAGGCGCATTgcgtgtgtaatttgcattacgTGGTGACGGTAGGTGTTTTCGCGTCGTGCGTGACGTAACACGTCATAAAAACGCATGCGCATACTTAACAGAATactctaataaaatgtaaaagtattaagaaccctaaggtgggaaaaaaaataaaacaataaaatgtaatacagcacATATCCATGATTTTAACTATGTTTCATCTCAGGTAAAATGATACGGAATTACAgagtttattctgtaatatctgtgtagtattttatttacaatttattaacattctgttgcactttacttcacTGTGTATTGTAATATTACCGAATCCGAATATTGTTCGAATCCGCCTTTTAGCAAagttttttctcctttttcaaatatcaaatgacatcaaaaaagcatttattttcaataacaattaaggaaataa
This sequence is a window from Onychostoma macrolepis isolate SWU-2019 chromosome 23, ASM1243209v1, whole genome shotgun sequence. Protein-coding genes within it:
- the tnnt2a gene encoding troponin T type 2a (cardiac), which produces MSDNEEVEEYEEQEAWCGLEVQEEEQEEEQEEVQEEVQHEEEAHEEVAGGEDETTQEHDDEEETEDGGEAKPKFLKPFMLPNLVPPKIPDGERVDFDDIHRKRMEKDLNELQTLIEAHFESRKKEEEELISLTDRIEKRRSERAEQQRIRSERERERQKRLEEERARKEEEEAKKRAEDEAKKKKTLTSLHFGGYMQKIERRSGKKQTEREKKKKILGDRRKPLDIDNASDSALREKAKELWSWMRQLEAEKFELQYQFTHQKYEINVLRNRVSDHQKTSKRTKRGLRK